The following proteins come from a genomic window of Daphnia carinata strain CSIRO-1 chromosome 6, CSIRO_AGI_Dcar_HiC_V3, whole genome shotgun sequence:
- the LOC130702572 gene encoding coiled-coil and C2 domain-containing protein 2A-like has translation MEDQIQTLDARPDTEEGSATPSITSSSARKQKWQRLIASIRRQPSTADAIHFFNSPAGLHYSDDDEASLGQSDDNNVRLSTTDSIHHYSYYQPAFYYPASWTGLVTITSQIPVSLDEKVEDVTQLWSPEEDGLYVGSPPKCCRRRWRLLERRLVMSQPQQEQQQPASHGPPEAGRPTAKTRKTKWFHSDATLAVLPDPLRPYLIRNIIPRLDPSTIGFHPVYLPNGKSMANDERMARNAPDRQVHPLHVFVSAIEFHHHWLFGPESVLAARLASQWATYSSSDRSADSTDIATAHMDVLGRKLRALYQAHDEAVDLLDRLQFNGADAAVMTAQLQRIASYREAIGWTRGDYYAASRRRIALVRSMMADWKRLKDVRKSQGFACTRCRLSVLGDNAKANKSRRKNKEEETKMTSGGAAGQHEPLDWDEEIERQMDESRRLFKEHVRADTDRYKRHKAQWRRKKRGDGNEKRRKDVTKQLATQRSSSSESKDQKDDGKSGDESEGEPEAPPDREFDEEQTRADIVKAMEESLMPPGETIPNLLWIPDGLKNAPSAISDREQLRRDAIKKCVYQFKILINQEEIATSDVFHIDEDFTGDEIQQAFHLWVRDKPRNIFIQLFYKSRQNQKKWILLAVVNVPIPSANASFAKQPERHLKFQSALVQQPMEELGTVGCGWKQPGRENEQDEREKWTNGTLVVKIGWGTDNQGNIKAPINMDDPPTAHAGASVWINTKTQLDPNDPANAETLEQMEKMKRLEWRAGKSDNEIAKNDDDQTFCSAEQFDSNVRFQLLRRRADETKPFAHLTMIPSRPDEIPHHLIHLLDGSVNKGSSFDQTEEDDSINLLDALRRRGQRKWLELYPAVADRLSSSSQKRLQLADLVIEDHISDISTFGGQLMPVFFKAHRPLRPERKERNPMPLLAGLAIHTTEQATLRVNVIRALNLPHKIEKGSMVHPFVEVSFQKCSARTTAGNGTSPTWNQELSLPVQFSDGVRSLAYLQSIRDDLFIQLFDEVVVDILDDDRQRDVSVHQRYERHWLGGFKIPFQVVYKWSKIDGTFTLNTPMVPIGYEYNHYNHDGPLLTVLISIHPAVSPPRINQVNGPSMEDEMLVEYVNGWKNSLFKEFPHLDGLIDPLVVNEKAMTVYIGRYLTPFEPPEQLQGSSDDETLKNLCQFVAAIPSPPNNQPILTRRIWLTSQTVLEWLVGGDEERAVLLHNYMAALHYEVYILLGMAVPEGETAFVLYRNKTNQTMRMISPTTGMSKNVADPTCALQQVWVLFNQDNFWVNTHFKIHPSQLQYQVSKEADWRPLFARRFPNPRLNTIQTPENLVYPATSAKDVRQLEEAIINHLKQSFMKWRKTTRTKWNRHASQIFRDILIQTADGDLKPTSNNLEQLLETYKVFGVPIKTAYVNMESLSDMLYATGLHRHHGFDFALSTFIKSYPNHLNHVFIFGAYLENL, from the exons CCATCGACCGCAGACGCCATCCACTTCTTCAATTCGCCGGCAGGTCTTCATTATTCAGACGATGACG AAGCTTCGCTTGGTCAGTCAGACGACAATAATGTCCGTCTTAGTACGACCGACTCAATTCATCACTACAGTTACTACCAGCCGGCATTTTACTATCCGGCCAGCTGGACGGGCCTGGTCACCATCACGTCACAAATTCCAG tGAGCCTGGATGAAAAAGTGGAGGACGTAACGCAGTTGTGGTCGCCGGAAGAAGACGGCCTTTACGTCGGCTCACCACCCAAATGTTGCCGTCGCAGGTGGCGGCTTCTCGAACGGCGTCTGGTGATGAGTCAGCCGCAACAAGAGCAACAACAGCCGGCCAGTCATGGGCCGCCAGAGGCCGGCCGACCAACCGCCAAgacaagaaaaactaaatggTTCCACTCGGATGCAACATTGGCCGTTCTACCTGATCCATTACGTCCCTATCTCATCCGCAACATCATACCGCGGCTGGATCCGTCAACGATCGGCTTTCATCCAGTTTATCTTCCA AACGGAAAATCGATGGCAAACGATGAGAGAATGGCTAGAAATGCACCTGATCGACAAGTTCATCCGCTGCACGTGTTCGTCAGCGCCATCGAGTTCCATCACCACTGGCTCTTCGGTCCAGAAAGCGTTTTAGCGGCGCGGCTGGCCAGCCAATGGGCCACATATTCATCGAGCGATCGCTCAGCCGATTCAACCGACATCGCCACCGCTCACATGGACGTCCTGGGCCGCAAGttgcgagcgctctaccaagCGCACGACGAGGCCGTCGATCTGCTCGACCGGCTCCAATTCAACGGAGCCGATGCGGCCGTTATGACCGCCCAGCTTCAACGCATCGCTTCATACcg agaggccaTTGGTTGGACCCGAGGGGACTACTACGCGGCCAGTCGTCGACGCATTGCATTAGTGCGGTCGATGATGGCCGATTGGAAGCGATTGAAAGACGTGCGCAAAAGCCAGGGATTTGCCTGCACCAGATGTCGATTGTCGGTGCTCGGCGACAACGCAAAGGCCAACAAGAGTCGAAGAAAGAACAAGGAGGAGGAGACGAAGATGACAAGTGGCGGTGCGGCCGGTCAACACGAACCGCTCGATTGGGATGAAGAGATCGAGCGCCAGATGGACGAATCCCGTCGACTCTTCAAAGAGCACGTCCGTGCCGACACTGATCGATACAAGCGTCACAAGGCGCAGTGGAGGCGAAAAAAACGTGGAGACGGCAAcgagaaaaggagaaaa GACGTGACGAAGCAACTTGCAACGCAACGATCCAGTTCGTCTGAATCGAAAGATCAAAAAGACGATGGAAAGAGCGGGGACGAAAGTGAAGGTGAGCCGGAAGCGCCGCCGGATCGTGAATTCGACGAGGAACAGACGCGGGCGGATATTGTCAAAGCGATGGAAGAATCCCTCATGCCACCTGGCGAGACCATTCCCAACCTTTTATGGATTCCTGACGGCCTGAAAAACGCTCCTAGTGCCATCAgcgaccg GGAACAGCTCAGAAGAGACGCTATTAAGAAATGCGTGTACCAGTTCAAGATTTTAATCAATCAAGAAGAGATTGCCACATCGGACGTCTTCCACATCGACGAAGACTTTACGGGGGATGAGATTCAACAAGCCTTTCATTTGTGGGTCAGAGACAAGCCGcgaaacattttcattcaattgtTCTACAAAAGCAGACAGAATCagaaaaaatggattttaCTCGCCGTTGTAAATGTTCCCATCCCATCAGC GAATGCAAGTTTCGCCAAACAGCCTGAAAGACATTTAAAATTCCAAAGCGCTTTGGTTCAGCAACCGATGGAGGAGCTCGGAACCGTCGGCTGCGGATGGAAGCAACCAGGACGAGAAAACGAGCaagacgaaagagaaaaatggacaAATGGAACGTTGGTAGTCAAAATAGGATGGGGCACAGACAATCAAGGCAACATTAAAGCGCCCATCAACATGGACGATCCGCCAACAGCTCATGCTGGGGCGTCGGTATGGATAAATACAAAAACGCAACTGGATCCCAACGATCCAGCCAATGCGGAGACGCTAGAACAAATGGAG AAAATGAAACGGCTGGAATGGAGGGCCGGTAAAAGTGACAACGAAATCGCCAAGAATGACGACGATCAAACGTTTTGTTCGGCAGAGCAATTCGACTCCAACGTGCGTTTCCAACTGCTTCGACGACGGGCAGACGAAACGAAACCTTTTGCCCATTTAACCATGATTCCTAGTCGACCAGACGAAATACCCCACCATCTGATCCAC TTGTTAGATGGCAGTGTGAACAAGGGATCGTCTTTCGACCAAACAGAAGAGGATGATTCAATCAATCTACTGGATGCCTTACGGCGACGAGGGCAGCGCAAATGGTTAGAACTTTATCCAGCAGTAGCCGACCGGCTCTCAAGTTCCAGCCAGAAGAGGCTTCAATTAGCCGATCTGGTCATAGAAGATCACATCTCAGATATAag CACTTTTGGCGGGCAACTGATGCCCGTATTCTTCAAGGCACATCGGCCGTTGCGtccagaaagaaaagagcgcAATCCAATGCCACTGCTGGCCGGATTGGCCATCCATACAACAGAACAAGCCACGTTGAGAGTCAACGTCATCCGAGCGCTCAATTTGCCACATAAAATCGAAA AAGGATCGATGGTCCATCCGTTCGTCGAAGTGTCTTTCCAAAAATGCAGCGCACGCACAACAGCGGGAAACGGTACGAGCCCGACCTGGAATCAAGAACTGTCCCTTCCAGTGCA GTTTTCAGACGGAGTTCGATCACTCGCCTATTTGCAATCCATTCGAGACGATTTATTCATTCAACTTTTCGATGAG GTTGTGGTCGACATTTTAGACGACGATCGTCAGAGAGATGTTAGCGTTCATCAAAGGTACGAGCGACATTGGCTCGGTGGTTTCAAAATCCCATTTCAAGTCGTCTACAAGTGGAgcaag ATCGACGGCACTTTCACGCTGAATACGCCAATGGTGCCCATCGGTTACGAATACAATCACTATAATCACGACGGACCCTTATTGACGGTTCTCATTTCAATTCATCCGGCCGTCAGTCCCCCCAGAATCAATCAG gtcaaCGGGCCGAGTATGGAAGACGAGATGTTGGTGGAATACGTGAACGGATGGAAGAACAGCCTCTTTAAAGAATTCCCCCATTTAGACGGCCTTATCGATCCCCTAGTGGTCAATGAAAAGGCCATGACCGTCTACATCGGCCGCTATTTGACGCCATTCGAACCCCCCGAGCAATTGCAAGGATCCAGTGACGACGAGACTTTGAAAAACCTTTGCCAATTCGTAGCTGCAATTCCATCGCCACCCAACAATCAACCCATTTTGACAAGGAGGATTTGGCTCACGTCTCAA ACAGTGTTGGAATGGCTAGTCGGTGGGGACGAAGAAAGAGCCGTTTTGCTACACAATTACATGGCGGCACTCCATTACGAGGTGTACATCCTGCTGGGCATGGCCGTGCCCGAGGGAGAGACGGCCTTTGTTCTTTATCGAAACAAGACAAACCAAACAATGCGAATGATTAGTCCGACAACAGGAATGAGCAAAAACGTTGCCGATCCCACGTGTGCTTTACAGCAAGTGTGGGTTTTATTTAATCAAGATAAC TTCTGGGTCAACACCCACTTTAAAATTCACCCGAGTCAATTGCAATATCAAGTCAGCAAAGAAGCCGATTGGCGCCCTCTGTTCGCAAGAAGATTCCCCAATCCAAGATTGAATACGATTCAAACACCAGAAAATTTGGTCTATCCAGCGACAAGCGCGAAAGACGTACGCCAATTGGAGGAAGCCATAATCAACCATCTCAAACAGTCTTTTATGAAATGGAGGAAGACAACAAG GACAAAATGGAATAGACATGCAAGCCAAATCTTTCGTGACATTCTGATTCAAACTGCTGACGGAGACTTAAAGCCCACGTCGAACAATTTGGAACAGCTGCTCGAAACTTATAAA GTTTTTGGGGTCCCAATCAAGACGGCCTATGTGAACATGGAAAGTCTCAGCGACATGCTTTACGCTACAGGTCTGCACCGCCATCACGGCTTTGATTTTGCCCTATCGACTTTCATCAAGTCGTATCCTAACCATCTGAAtcacgttttcatttttggcgcCTACTTGGAAAATCTCTAA